In the genome of Oncorhynchus clarkii lewisi isolate Uvic-CL-2024 chromosome 4, UVic_Ocla_1.0, whole genome shotgun sequence, one region contains:
- the LOC139407831 gene encoding G-protein coupled receptor 6, whose translation MNETFLGNDTVATATLAGKAFPCMEANYPERNGSLELSAAPQDFPINPWDIMLCMSGTVIACENSIVVAIIFYTPTLRTPMFVLIGSLATADLLAGMGLILNFVFQYVISSETISLITVGFLVASFTASISSLLAITVDRYFSLYNALTYFSEKTLHYVHLMLAGTWGVSMCLGLLPVLGWNCLDDPNSCSIVRPLTRSNVTLLAVSFFVIFILMLTLYFKICKIVCHHAHQIALQKHFFTASHYVATKKGVSTLAIILGTFGASWLPFAIYCLVGEREYPLVYTYATLLPATYNSMINPIIYAYRNAEIQRSLYVLFCGCFQTNVAYRSRSPSEV comes from the coding sequence ATGAACGAGACTTTCCTCGGTAACGACACTGTGGCGACAGCCACGTTGGCTGGAAAGGCTTTCCCGTGTATGGAGGCCAACTATCCAGAGAGAAACGGCAGCCTGGAACTCTCCGCCGCCCCGCAGGACTTCCCCATCAACCCGTGGGACATCATGCTTTGCATGTCGGGCACCGTCATCGCCTGTGAGAACAGCATCGTGGTGGCTATCATCTTCTATACGCCCACCCTGCGCACTCCCATGTTCGTTCTCATAGGGAGCCTGGCCACTGCGGATTTACTGGCAGGCATGGGATTAATCCTCAACTTCGTGTTCCAGTACGTCATCTCCTCAGAGACCATCAGTCTTATTACTGTTGGGTTCCTAGTGGCCTCCTTCACGGCGTCCATCAGTAGCCTGCTGGCTATAACGGTGGACCGGTACTTTTCTCTCTACAACGCACTGACTTACTTCTCGGAGAAGACGCTCCACTATGTGCACCTGATGCTGGCGGGCACGTGGGGCGTGTCTATGTGCCTGGGCCTGCTACCCGTGCTGGGCTGGAACTGTCTGGACGACCCGAACTCGTGCAGCATCGTGCGCCCGCTCACTCGCAGCAACGTGACATTGTTGGCGGTCTCCTTCTTCGTCATCTTCATACTCATGCTGACTCTCTACTTCAAGATCTGCAAGATCGTATGCCACCACGCGCACCAGATCGCTCTTCAGAAGCACTTCTTCACTGCCTCGCACTACGTGGCCACCAAGAAGGGCGTGTCCACGCTGGCCATCATCCTGGGCACCTTCGGCGCGAGCTGGCTGCCCTTCGCTATTTACTGCCTGGTGGGAGAGCGCGAGTACCCGTTGGTGTACACGTACGCCACGCTGCTTCCGGCCACCTACAACTCCATGATCAACCCAATCATCTACGCCTACCGCAATGCCGAGATCCAGCGCTCGCTCTACGTCCTTTTCTGCGGCTGCTTTCAGACCAACGTAGCCTACCGCTCCAGGTCACCCAGTGAAGTTTAG